Proteins co-encoded in one Setaria viridis chromosome 9, Setaria_viridis_v4.0, whole genome shotgun sequence genomic window:
- the LOC117836398 gene encoding UDP-glycosyltransferase 83A1 isoform X1 — protein MAAPHVLALPFPAQGHIIPLMQLSHRLVEHGIEVTFVNTEANHTLVLDAMAANGAGCPSLDGIRLVGVPDGLAEGDDRKDLGKLVDALSQHMPCYLEELVGRIEASGGTKISWLVADEGMGWAFEVAKKLGIRAACFWTGSAAFLASMLRIPQLIQDGVIDEKGWPKRQETFQFAPGMPPLHTSHLSWNNAGAPKDQPAIFQLVVRNNEAKDLAEVTVCNSFGDAEPAAFKLYPDILPVGPLFADVQFKKPVGQFLPEDARCLEWLDAWPDRSVVYVAFGSFTVFNPHQFEELALGLELTGRPFLWVVRPDFVAGLSKPWLDEFQRRVGDSGLIVSWCPQQQQVLAHRAVACFVSHCGWNSTMEGVRNGVPFLCWPYFTDQFQNESYICNVWRTGLAVVRGADGVVTKEELSGKVERVIGDEGIRERVGALRDAARRSIAEGGSSHENFKKFVELLIIP, from the exons ATGGCGGCTCCCCACGTCCTGGCCCTGCCCTTCCCTGCGCAGGGCCACATCATCCCTCTGATGCAGCTCTCCCACCGTCTCGTCGAGCACGGCATCGAGGTCACCTTCGTCAACACCGAGGCCAACCACACGCTCGTGCTCGACGCCATGGCGGCGAACGGAGCTGGCTGTCCGTCGCTCGACGGCATACGCCTGGTGGGCGTCCCGGACGGGCTGGCAGAAGGCGACGACCGCAAGGACCTCGGCAAGCTCGTGGACGCACTCTCGCAGCACATGCCGTGCTACCTTGAGGAGCTCGTCGGGAGGATTGAGGCGTCCGGGGGCACAAAGATCAGTTGGCTCGTTGCCGACGAGGGCATGGGGTGGGCGTTCGAGGTCGCCAAGAAGCTCGGCATCAGGGCCGCCTGCTTCTGGACCGGGTCGGCGGCATTTCTCGCCTCGATGTTAAGAATTCCGCAGCTGATACAGGACGGCGTCATCGACGAGAAAG GCTGGCCAAAGCGACAGGAGACGTTCCAGTTCGCGCCCGGGATGCCGCCGCTCCACACGTCACATCTGTCGTGGAACAATGCCGGCGCGCCGAAGGACCAACCGGCCATCTTCCAGCTGGTGGTCCGGAACAACGAGGCGAAGGACCTCGCCGAGGTCACCGTCTGCAACTCGTTCGGAGACGCCGAGCCGGCCGCGTTCAAGCTGTACCCCGACATTCTGCCCGTCGGCCCCCTGTTCGCCGACGTGCAGTTCAAGAAGCCGGTCGGGCAATTCCTGCCCGAGGACGCCAGATGCCTCGAGTGGCTCGACGCGTGGCCCGATCGCTCAGTCGTGTACGTGGCGTTCGGCAGCTTCACCGTCTTCAACCCGCACCAGTTCGAGGAGCTCGCGCTGGGGCTGGAGCTCACCGGCCGGCCGTTCCTGTGGGTTGTGCGGCCCGACTTCGTCGCCGGCCTGAGCAAGCCGTGGCTCGACGAGTTCCAGCGCCGCGTCGGCGATTCGGGTTTGATCGTGAGCTGGTGCCCCCAGCAACAG CAGGTGTTGGCTCACCGTGCGGTGGCGTGCTTCGTAtcgcactgcgggtggaactcgacaATGGAGGGTGTCAGGAATGGGGTGCCGTTCCTGTGCTGGCCATACTTCACGGACCAGTTCCAGAACGAAAGCTACATCTGCAACGTGTGGAGGACTGGCCTGGCGGTGGTGCGGGGCGCGGACGGCGTCGTGACGAAGGAGGAGCTGAGCGGCAAGGTGGAGCGAGTCATCGGTGACGAAGGCATCAGGGAGAGGGTGGGCGCGCTCAGGGACGCGGCGCGCAGGAGCATCGCCGAGGGCGGGTCCTCGCACGAGAACTTCAAGAAGTTCGTGGAGCTCCTCATCATTCCTTGA
- the LOC117836398 gene encoding UDP-glycosyltransferase 83A1 isoform X2 — translation MAAPHVLALPFPAQGHIIPLMQLSHRLVEHGIEVTFVNTEANHTLVLDAMAANGAGCPSLDGIRLVGVPDGLAEGDDRKDLGKLVDALSQHMPCYLEELVGRIEASGGTKISWLVADEGMGWAFEVAKKLGIRAACFWTGSAAFLASMLRIPQLIQDGVIDEKGWPKRQETFQFAPGMPPLHTSHLSWNNAGAPKDQPAIFQLVVRNNEAKDLAEVTVCNSFGDAEPAAFKLYPDILPVGPLFADVQFKKPVGQFLPEDARCLEWLDAWPDRSVVYVAFGSFTVFNPHQFEELALGLELTGRPFLWVVRPDFVAGLSKPWLDEFQRRVGDSGLIVSWCPQQQVLAHRAVACFVSHCGWNSTMEGVRNGVPFLCWPYFTDQFQNESYICNVWRTGLAVVRGADGVVTKEELSGKVERVIGDEGIRERVGALRDAARRSIAEGGSSHENFKKFVELLIIP, via the exons ATGGCGGCTCCCCACGTCCTGGCCCTGCCCTTCCCTGCGCAGGGCCACATCATCCCTCTGATGCAGCTCTCCCACCGTCTCGTCGAGCACGGCATCGAGGTCACCTTCGTCAACACCGAGGCCAACCACACGCTCGTGCTCGACGCCATGGCGGCGAACGGAGCTGGCTGTCCGTCGCTCGACGGCATACGCCTGGTGGGCGTCCCGGACGGGCTGGCAGAAGGCGACGACCGCAAGGACCTCGGCAAGCTCGTGGACGCACTCTCGCAGCACATGCCGTGCTACCTTGAGGAGCTCGTCGGGAGGATTGAGGCGTCCGGGGGCACAAAGATCAGTTGGCTCGTTGCCGACGAGGGCATGGGGTGGGCGTTCGAGGTCGCCAAGAAGCTCGGCATCAGGGCCGCCTGCTTCTGGACCGGGTCGGCGGCATTTCTCGCCTCGATGTTAAGAATTCCGCAGCTGATACAGGACGGCGTCATCGACGAGAAAG GCTGGCCAAAGCGACAGGAGACGTTCCAGTTCGCGCCCGGGATGCCGCCGCTCCACACGTCACATCTGTCGTGGAACAATGCCGGCGCGCCGAAGGACCAACCGGCCATCTTCCAGCTGGTGGTCCGGAACAACGAGGCGAAGGACCTCGCCGAGGTCACCGTCTGCAACTCGTTCGGAGACGCCGAGCCGGCCGCGTTCAAGCTGTACCCCGACATTCTGCCCGTCGGCCCCCTGTTCGCCGACGTGCAGTTCAAGAAGCCGGTCGGGCAATTCCTGCCCGAGGACGCCAGATGCCTCGAGTGGCTCGACGCGTGGCCCGATCGCTCAGTCGTGTACGTGGCGTTCGGCAGCTTCACCGTCTTCAACCCGCACCAGTTCGAGGAGCTCGCGCTGGGGCTGGAGCTCACCGGCCGGCCGTTCCTGTGGGTTGTGCGGCCCGACTTCGTCGCCGGCCTGAGCAAGCCGTGGCTCGACGAGTTCCAGCGCCGCGTCGGCGATTCGGGTTTGATCGTGAGCTGGTGCCCCCAGCAACAG GTGTTGGCTCACCGTGCGGTGGCGTGCTTCGTAtcgcactgcgggtggaactcgacaATGGAGGGTGTCAGGAATGGGGTGCCGTTCCTGTGCTGGCCATACTTCACGGACCAGTTCCAGAACGAAAGCTACATCTGCAACGTGTGGAGGACTGGCCTGGCGGTGGTGCGGGGCGCGGACGGCGTCGTGACGAAGGAGGAGCTGAGCGGCAAGGTGGAGCGAGTCATCGGTGACGAAGGCATCAGGGAGAGGGTGGGCGCGCTCAGGGACGCGGCGCGCAGGAGCATCGCCGAGGGCGGGTCCTCGCACGAGAACTTCAAGAAGTTCGTGGAGCTCCTCATCATTCCTTGA